GAACCCCTCTCTTACCCCTATCCGCGCAATCTTTGGTCAGAACTTTGCCATAGACATAAAATTGATCTATTTTTACAAACTCATATCGAGAAAACATCCCAGGGATTTTGGTTTAATATTCAGTTTATTGATGGCATCAGTGGAAAAATTATTAAATCAAATCAAAAATTATTAAAATCAATCGAAATCAATGAGCTTACTGAATTCATTCAAAAGACTTTTAACGCCCTTCCAGCTTCAGCCAGTGAAAATATCGCCGATTTTGCTGCCCTATCAGATCTCGGTGAGCTGCATATAGAAACTACTCCTGAAGGCATGGCGGTTTATATTGACGGCCAGATCATGGGGGTTTCTCCCTTGCTTATCAGACATCTTCCTACTGGCGACCACCAAATCAGCGTACGCGAATCAAAAACCTTTGAATATCAGATTCTTCGTCTGACCAGCAATCCGTCTGGGGTCACTGTATTTATTAACCAACAGAATGAAGGTCAAACCCCTCTCTCATTGCCTTTTGAGCTACTCAAAACGCCAGGAAGCTATCTGATTGAATTTCAAAGCAATACAAATTTTAAAGCTGATCTTGAAATTTTAACCCAACCCGATGGGGTACCATTTCAACTGGACCAAAACACTCTTCGCCGCAGTCCTGTGACCTTTCAACAATTAAGTAATAAAACCTATAGGCTTCAGGTTCTGGGAAACCATCCTGTTGAAGTGAATTCCTCAGTGACGATAGAAAAAGACAAACAAGAAGCCCAGCAACTCAAAATCACCCCATATAAATTTGCAAAGGTGGTCATCGATGCATCTGAGGAAAGTACTGAAATCATCTTGAACCAGGAAAGCAAAGGTGAAAGTCCGCTCTCTCTCAATCTCAGTGAAGGTTTTCATGATCTGCTCTTAAACAAACCCCGTTTTAAACGAATTTCTCAAAAATTGCAGCTAGAAGCCGGAAAAACCTATGACTACCATTTTCAATTAGAGACCAAGAGTATTGATACTTCGATCTTTTTAACCCCAACAGGTGAAATCAGTCCACATTTCAATATCTCAAGCAAATTATTCGGTTTAGCAAACTACAAAGCCAACGCCACCAGCAATGCGATGGGAGCTGGTCTTGCGAGTCTTGAGGTAGACTATGGCTGGCCTGCCCTGGGAAAATTTTACAATTTTCTGGATCTGGGCCTGAGTTTAGGCGGCTATGCTGCCGTTTTACAAAAGGGTGATCAGTTCAGTACCCTGCAAGGGTTTGGTGGAAAACTTCAACTCTTTAAAGAAAACAATGCCGTTCCTGTCTCTGTTGCTGTAGGGGGCTATTTAAATCTCGACACGCAATCGATTAAACCTGTTGGTTTTATCAGTCTATCGCGTAATTTTTTTGATTTTGCCTTGCACTTAGGCCTGCAAACCCATGGAATGAATTTGAATATCGGATACAACGGATTTGATAATTTAAAATTGGGGTTCGTGGTTTTTGCCAATTCTCTATTTGGCCTGCTGACAGAGTCTGGAGAGGAAATCTCAACCTTGTACGGGATTCAAGCGGGCTATCGCTTCTAAACAAGCTATTTAAAAAGTGCACCCAGACGTTGCCAGAAATTCTTATTTTTTTCCTGTTCCAAGGCATTTTCCAAACTTGATTTGACTTCTTTTTCCTGTTTCAATTCTTGCTCTAAAAGATTGACCCGTGTTTGGTAAGAAATCTCTTTTTGCACCAGATCTTCGCGTAAAGTACCCATTTCTTTTTGGGTATTTGTCCACTGTTCAGGCATGGGCAAGAGCTGTAATTTCTGTTCGTGACGGTGATTGACTTCTTCAAGTTGACGATTGCGTTCTTCCAATTGTCCTATTTTATAGGTTGCACGCGCATACTTTTCTGCCAACTCATTTTGTTCACGAATGATCTTTTCAAGTTCAGTCTGATGTTTTTGCAACATTAAGCTGAGATTTTCAAGATTTTTTCCGGGAGTGTCTACTTGTCCACCGGTGATCAATCCTGCCACTTTTTCAACATCTATCAGTCCACTTATGTCGACTCCCCTGGAAACAGGAGCAGCCGAAGCGGTTGTGACTTCTGAGGAAGCAGAAACCAAAAGCCTTTTTTGAATAAAATCATGGCGACTGATAGATGCATCTAAGCGAAGAGGAATATCTATCTCGTTGATTAAGTAGCCTGTACCATGGCGAACAGCAGGCAATTTGCCGGATTTGATCCAGCGAGAAATTGTCTTTTCACTTTTGCCTGTAATTTTGGCTACGTCTGCCAGGGAATATTGAACATCTACCATTGTCACATCGTCCTTGTGTTAGTCAATCATACCCTAGCAAAGGAAAAAAGTCTAGTAGACGTTCTGAATAAAAGGGAAAAAGGCGGAACAAAATGTCCAGAGTAAAAAATAAAAAGCTCCGGCAGTAGGACTCGAACCTACAACCGATCGGTTAACAGCCGATTGCTCTACCATTGAGCTATGCCGGAATGAACAAACTGTATATTAAGGGATCCCAGAGACAACGTCAAGATATTAGCGAAAGGTTCTCACTAAGATTGCTACAAATTCCTAATGAAAAAATAAACAAAGATTAAACCCTTAAGGAAAGAAGGACTTGTCTGGTAATTTTGAGGGGGTATCAAAGCCGCGCATGGTATCCCCCATACTGGCCGCCAAAAGCTGCTGCATGAGCAAACTGGCAGAGACAAAGGCCAAAACAACAGCAACGGCAATCACAGCGTATTCAACTAACGCTTGACCCCGTTGCCGTTTGAGCGAAAAGGGCATTCAATTAACGGGCCAAAGCACTCGACAAGAAGTTAATCGGCACATAGACATCCAGGCTGGCAGGCCAACCGGCATCATCGGTACCCTCAAGCGTCACCTTGGCCGAAATCTGACTGTTGATACGCCCTTGAGACAGGGGATTTCCCAATTCAACCACATGTGAGCTGATAATAGGCAATTCAACCTCACCTTTGGCAGGAATCGGTTTCCCATCTTTGTCAAACTGATGAGAAGAACCTACTCTTACGGATCCGGTGATACGAACCACCCGAGGATTCAGAGTTAAAGATTGAGGCAAATATTCAATATTGATCGTATCGTAGGTTACCCCAATACTGCCAGGCTCACCTTCGAGAACCAAAGTGGGATTTTTAACTTCAGCGGAAATACGACTTTGATCAACCGTATAAGTCACGGAAGCACGCAATCCTCCATTTGTTCCAGGAGAAATTTTAACTTGTGCAGGAATATTCGTGTAAAGGCCGCAACCAGCAACCACCGAAGCGAGAAGTAATCCAGCCAATTTTTCTTTGAGTTTCATGACTTATACGCCGTTTCCATTCAATATGCTCTAGACCGCATTATAGCATAAGGTAAGAAATTGTTTTTCAGGGCTTGGGAGAGGGTGTCACAACGACAATATTGCTTTGATTGAGAAAATCAGCAGCGCGTAACCCACGTGAGTCTTGAACCAGTTGATTCTTTAGGGTGCCACTTTCAATTTGTAAGGAACGATAATGATCTCCATCTTCACGTACGACCATCACCACCCGATTGGGATTTGACTGGTTGGGAGTGACTTCCTCTTTGCGATAGGCAACCTGCTCTTCGCCATAGGCGCGAATCGCAAGATTTGAAAACTGTGTTAAAAGCGCAGGGTTGACAATACTCTTTGCGACCATTTGATACGCATTTTTGATCGTTTGCGTATCTTGGGTTTTAGCTGAGAAGTTAAAGATACCATTCATGACAACGGTTTGCTGATTACGCAGTCCATCAAGAGCCTGTTTAGGCTGCTGTTGCGTAAAGAGCGTATCAAAGGCAGCCAACTCGGTTAAATAACGCTCTGTCGCCTCTGTAATCTGAAAAATACTCGACAAGCTCTTCAAGGCATCTTCAGCTGAAACCAATGTTGCCCCTGAACTTAAAGATTGCGGTGTTTCATACTGATTCTGATAGATCTGAAGATTGAGATTGATTCCATTTAGCATTTGGTTCAAGGCATCGGAATAGAGCTGCTGAAACTCTTCTTTTAAAGCTGCCATATCCGTTGTATTATCGGTAGTGCTGGCGGTAGCGGTGGTTAAGGTATTGGCGGCCCCCACCATCGCAGGTAAAACTTTATCCACCGCATTTTGATAGGCTTCGAGATCTGGAGAAACAAATTGCAAACGACCTGAAATTTGCAAAAAAGCATTGCGGGCCTGGTTCAGAGCATTACGCACGGAAAGGGCGGTGGAACCTGCTGAAACATCAATTTGATCTTGAAAAGCTGCTGAAGCTGAAGGCGTGGCAACTGACTCAGCAGGAATATCTCCACAGGCGACCAAAAGAGAGCAAAGCATAAAACTCCCCAGCAACCGATGGATGGAACGATTCAAAATCAGTTCATTTACAGTTTCGTTCTTCATTTTATTTCTGCTCCCTGCTTTTGAAACTTATTATAAGCTGCTTAGCGTATCCCATTCCATCCTTTAGCGTAATAATTCAAAAGAACGGGATGCATCAGCGTATTGATCTGCAATTGTTCCAAAGGAAAATAAAGATCTTCAGGAAAAGTAAACAATACGTGCAAAGTATTTGAATTCAAGTATTTTAGATCCTTCAATTGAATCTTCAATGTATCGGGAAGTACAGGGTAATGTGTTGCCAATTGAAAGCCCCAATTTCCAAATGAAGGAACTTCGACTTGGTAAGGTAAAACAAATAAACCGGTATCTTTCAAAGTCTTGTGAATACACCAAAAAGCTTCCCGGGCAAAAAACGGAGAAGTACTTTGCGTTACCAAGGCCCCATTCGCACTCAATCTTCTCCCCAGCAAATGATAAAACTCACGGGAATACAATTTAGCCAGGGCCGTATGGCTGGGATCTGGTAGGTCAACCAGAATAACGTCATAAAACGCTTCACTTTGCTCAATAAACTTATAGGCATCTTGATTGACAATTTTCACTTTGGGATTTGTAAGACTCTTCTGATTCAAAGCAAGTAAAATGGGTTCGGTTTTAAATATCCGCGTCATTTCGGGATCTAAATCAACCAGTGTCACATTTTTTACCTGGGCATATTTCAAAATTTCTCTCAGGGCCAGGCCATCTCCCCCTCCCAAAACCAAAAGATTTTTGGCCTGAGGAACCACCGCAAAGGGAAGATGAACCAAAGACTCATGGTAGCGATATTCATCAAGAGAGCTAAACTGTAAGCCCCCATTAATGAACAAACGAATATCCTTGTGCCAGCGCGTAAGTGTAATTTGCTGATAGGGTGTCTGGCGAGAAAAAATAACTTGATCCCGATACAGTCGCTGTTCTAACAATTCTTCCTGGGTTTGGCTTGTGAAAAGAAAATACCCCAATCCCATGCTCACAGACAGAGAGAAGAGAAAGAGCGGCAAACCAAAACGCAATAAAAAACGGTGCCTCACAAAATTAGACAAGGCAACCAAAACATTTAAAACACCCAAAACCAGTGCTGTTTTAATTAAACCCAAAACAGGCAAAAAAAACAGCGGAAACAAAAGCGCCCCAAATAACCCGCCAATATAGTCATAGGTTAAAACATGTGCTAAATTTCTGCGCAGGTTTTCCTGCTGCTCCATAATGCGAATCAAAAGGGGAATTTCGATACCCACCAGGGCGCCTATCAGCAGCGTAACGGCCACCATTGAGACCTCATACCAGTCGCCAACGGTATGCGTCCAGAAGAGAAACAATGCAGAACACCCGCCCACCCCACCGATCAGAATCTCGGAGAAAACAAAAACATCAAAAAGTGATTTTTTGATGAACTTCGAAACAAAGGCTCCCAAGCCCATGGCACTCATATAGAGACCAATCGTCACTGAAAAATAAAACACGGAATCCCCCCATAAATAGGAAGAGACCGCGCCAATAATCAATTCATAGACAATGCCACAAACGGCAATGATCAAAATACTTAAATAGAGCAGAGACGTGGACAGGGGGCTTAAACCCACGAAGGGAACCAACGCAGCAGATTATAGTACCACCAGGGAATGGGGAAGGCTGAGTAAATCGGATAAAAGAACAGAAAAAGACCACAGGCCAAAGCCATATAGCCAGCAGCCATCCATTGACCCGCTTTATTCCAGCGTTCTACGACAAACCCTAAAACAGCCACAATACATAAGCATGCATAGGGAACGGCTTCAAAGAAGTAATGGGCAAAATTCAAGGTTCTGGGAGAAAGCCCCCAAGGCAGGTACATCAGCATACAAGCAAACGAAAGATACCAAAGATTGATATTTTTACGCAGCAAGCCCTGCCAAGTCACAATAACAACAGACAGCATCGATAACCACCAAATCGCAGGGTTCCCCAAAGCAAGAATTCCACCAATGGTATTGTTGCCATTGTTGTGAAAATAATACCAAGTCGGGCGGATCAACCAAGGCCAGGTATACCAAGCAGAATAATAGGGATGGGGATCCGTTAACTGCGAGTGGTAACGCCAAATCCCTTTCTGCATTTCAATCACTTCATGAATATTATGTCCCAGACTCATATACTGGGAATAGGAGAGAAGATATAGCAAAGCGGGAATCAAAACCACCATGAATGGAATCAATAAAATGGGTGAAAAAACAAAGACACTGGTCTGAAGCGAAGTTTTTGTCTGCCTAAAATAGCGGTAAAAAAACAAAGAGGGAATAATCACCCCAATCGTTAAAACACCCAACATAAAACCATAGGACCACAGGGAGGTCCAACGTGTTGAAAGCGCCAAGCCGATGAAAATAACTGCGCCAGCAAAATAAAGATAGCTTGAAAAATAGCTGCGCAGCGTATTGATACGGTGCCAATAAATTTGAAAAAAGCGCCAGGTAAAGGTCAGAGCGGTGACCTGAAACAAAGTGGCAAAGATATTGGTCATCGCCGTTCGCGACTGTACAAAATAAACGCCATCACAGGCCAAGAGTAAGGCGGCACACACTGCTTGCCAACGATGCGGCAAAGTATATCTGGCTAAAATATAAATCGAAACCAGAAGTAAAGAACCCGCAATAACGGGCATAATACGCCAGCCAACAGAATTGAGGTCATAAAAAGCCACACCCATTGCAATCAACAACTTGGCCAAGGGGGGATGCACCCATTCAAAAGGATGCAATCCAATCACATATTCTCCCCCTGCTCTGGCGTGATAGACCTCATCAAAAACCATTTCAGGTGGGAAACCCAAACGCCAAAGCTTAAAAAGTGCAGAGAAAAAAACAAAACCAAAGATATTTCGAATATCAATCCAATCAAGCGGCTGTGGAGCAGGTATCAAATCTTGAAGATCGAAAGCGATAATTCGCTGCCACTGATTTAGCATATATTTTTTAAGATTCAAGGAAATATCCACCAAGGGTCCTTTGAATAAAACAAAACAAATCCAAGCAAAAAGGAGCAGATTGAGAATAGCAAGCACCTTATAATGGCCATCACTTGCTAAAAAGTTATTCAGCTTATACAAGGGC
The window above is part of the bacterium (Candidatus Blackallbacteria) CG13_big_fil_rev_8_21_14_2_50_49_14 genome. Proteins encoded here:
- a CDS encoding spermidine synthase → MVPFVGLSPLSTSLLYLSILIIAVCGIVYELIIGAVSSYLWGDSVFYFSVTIGLYMSAMGLGAFVSKFIKKSLFDVFVFSEILIGGVGGCSALFLFWTHTVGDWYEVSMVAVTLLIGALVGIEIPLLIRIMEQQENLRRNLAHVLTYDYIGGLFGALLFPLFFLPVLGLIKTALVLGVLNVLVALSNFVRHRFLLRFGLPLFLFSLSVSMGLGYFLFTSQTQEELLEQRLYRDQVIFSRQTPYQQITLTRWHKDIRLFINGGLQFSSLDEYRYHESLVHLPFAVVPQAKNLLVLGGGDGLALREILKYAQVKNVTLVDLDPEMTRIFKTEPILLALNQKSLTNPKVKIVNQDAYKFIEQSEAFYDVILVDLPDPSHTALAKLYSREFYHLLGRRLSANGALVTQSTSPFFAREAFWCIHKTLKDTGLFVLPYQVEVPSFGNWGFQLATHYPVLPDTLKIQLKDLKYLNSNTLHVLFTFPEDLYFPLEQLQINTLMHPVLLNYYAKGWNGIR